The following are encoded together in the Neofelis nebulosa isolate mNeoNeb1 chromosome 9, mNeoNeb1.pri, whole genome shotgun sequence genome:
- the GDF5 gene encoding growth/differentiation factor 5 gives MRLPKLLTFLLWHLAWLDLEFICTVLGAPDLGQRPQGARPGLAKAEAKERPPLARSIFRPGGHSYGGGATNARAKGGTGQTAGLTQPKKDEPKKLPPRSGGPEPKPGHPSQTRQAATRTVTPKGQLPGGKSPPKAGSVPSPFLLKKARETGPPQEPKEPFRPPPITPHEYMLSLYRTLSDADRKGGNSSVKLEAGLANTITSFIDKGQDDRSPVVRKQRYVFDISALEKDGLLGAELRILRKKPSDAAKPVAPGIRRAAQLKLSSCPSGRQPAALLDVRSVPGLDGSGWEVFDIWKLFRNFKNSAQLCLELEAWERGRAMDLRGLGFDRAARQVHEKALFLVFGRTKKRDLFFNEIKARSGQDDKTVYEYLFSQRRKRRAPLATGQGKRPSKSPKARCSRKALHVNFKDMGWDDWIIAPLEYEAFHCEGLCEFPLRSHLEPTNHAVIQTLMNSMDPESTPPTCCVPTRLSPISILFIDSANNVVYKQYEDMVVESCGCR, from the exons ATGAGACTCCCCAAACTCCTCACTTTCTTGCTTTGGCACCTGGCTTGGCTGGACCTGGAATTCATCTGCACTGTGTTGGGTGCCCCTGACTTGGGCCAGAGACCCCAGGGGGCCAGGCCAGGATTGGCCAAAGCAGAAGCCAAGGAGAGGCCCCCTCTGGCCCGGAGCATCTTTAGGCCAGGGGGTCACAGCTATGGTGGGGGGGCCACCAATGCCAGGGCAAAGGGGGGCACCGGGCAGACAGCAGGCCTGACACAGCCCAAGAAGGATGAACCCAAAAAGCTGCCCCCCAGATCGGGTGGCCCTGAACCCAAGCCAGGACACCCTTCCCAGACAAGGCAGGCTGCAACGCGGACTGTGACCCCAAAAGGACAGCTTCCTGGGGGTAAGTCACCCCCAAAGGCAGGAtctgtccccagccccttcctgctGAAGAAGGCCAGGGAGACTGGGCCCCCTCAAGAGCCCAAGGAGCCGTTCCGCCCGCCCCCCATCACACCCCACGAGTACATGCTCTCGCTGTACAGGACGCTGTCCGATGCTGACAGAAAGGGAGGCAACAGCAGCGTGAAGTTGGAGGCTGGCCTGGCCAACACCATCACCAGCTTTATTGACAAAGGGcaag ATGACCGAAGTCCTGTGGTCAGAAAGCAGAGGTACGTGTTTGACATTAGTGCCCTGGAGAAGGATGGGCTGCTAGGGGCCGAGCTGCGGATCTTGCGGAAGAAGCCCTCAGACGCGGCCAAGCCAGTGGCCCCCGGCATCAGGCGGGCTGCCCAGCTGAAGCTGTCCAGCTGCCCCAGCGGCCGGCAGCCGGCAGCCTTGCTGGATGTGCGCTCCGTGCCAGGCCTGGACGGATCTGGCTGGGAGGTGTTCGACATCTGGAAGCTCTTCCGAAACTTTAAGAACTCAGCCCAGCTGTGCCTGGAGCTGGAGGCCTGGGAACGGGGCCGGGCCATGGACCTCCGTGGCCTGGGCTTCGACCGGGCTGCCAGGCAGGTCCACGAGAAGGCCCTGTTCCTGGTGTTTGGCCGCACCAAGAAACGGGACCTGTTCTTTAATGAGATTAAGGCCCGCTCCGGCCAGGATGATAAGACTGTGTATGAGTACCTGTTCAGCCAGCGGCGAAAAAGGCGGGCCCCACTGGCCACGGGCCAGGGCAAACGGCCCAGCAAGAGCCCCAAGGCCCGCTGCAGTCGGAAGGCACTGCATGTCAACTTCAAGGACATGGGCTGGGATGACTGGATCATCGCGCCCCTTGAGTATGAGGCCTTCCACTGTGAAGGGCTATGTGAGTTCCCCTTGCGCTCCCATCTGGAGCCCACGAACCATGCAGTCATCCAGACCCTGATGAACTCCATGGACCCTGAGTCCACGCCACCGACCTGCTGTGTGCCCACACGACTGAGTCCCATCAGCATCCTCTTCATTGACTCTGCCAACAACGTGGTCTATAAGCAGTATGAGGACATGGTTGTGGAGTCTTGTGGCTGCAGGTAG